A region from the Polaribacter sp. Hel1_33_78 genome encodes:
- a CDS encoding T9SS type A sorting domain-containing protein: MKQLLRFVFIITATFSFSQTQIGSDINGESFLDQSGRSISISNDGNIVAIGAPGNDGNGSNSGHVRIYMNTNGNWVQIGQDINGKASGDSSGASVSLSGDGNIVAVGGRVYKNTNGNWDQIGQDIDGSGKSVSLSSDGSIVAVGGRIYKNTNGNWVQVGQGIDSSGKSVSLSGDGSIVAIGTTDNSSGGNGFHSGYTRIYKNTNGNWEQIGEDINGEAEFDNSGFSIGLSSDGSIIAIGAVGNSGNGSSSGHVRLFKNVNGNWEQIGQDIDGESAGDGSGYSLSISNDGGIVVIGAISSAENGSDSGQVRVYQNINENWERIGQDLNGTVDDQLGKSVSISGDGSIIAVGAGAANTTNGLYSGYVKVYDLSAVLSSNSFSLSEFSIYPNPTKDFLSINSNQNPVNIAIYNVLGKEILSASTSNKIDVKSLPNGVYVIRIKDGLQEVRKKFIKN; encoded by the coding sequence ATGAAACAATTATTACGCTTCGTATTTATTATCACTGCAACATTTTCTTTTTCACAAACCCAAATAGGTTCTGATATTAATGGAGAATCATTTCTTGATCAATCAGGTAGATCAATAAGTATCTCTAATGATGGTAATATCGTTGCTATTGGTGCACCTGGTAATGACGGAAATGGAAGTAATTCAGGTCATGTAAGAATTTATATGAATACGAATGGAAATTGGGTTCAGATAGGACAGGATATTAATGGAAAAGCATCTGGAGATTCTTCAGGAGCATCTGTAAGTCTTTCGGGTGATGGAAATATAGTTGCTGTTGGTGGAAGAGTTTATAAGAATACGAATGGAAATTGGGATCAAATTGGGCAAGATATTGATGGTTCTGGGAAATCAGTAAGTCTTTCGAGTGATGGCAGTATCGTTGCTGTTGGTGGAAGAATTTATAAGAATACGAATGGGAATTGGGTTCAAGTTGGACAAGGTATTGATAGTTCTGGTAAATCTGTAAGCCTTTCAGGTGATGGTAGTATCGTTGCTATCGGAACTACAGATAATAGTAGTGGTGGAAATGGATTTCATTCAGGATATACAAGAATTTACAAGAATACGAATGGAAATTGGGAACAGATTGGGGAAGATATTAATGGGGAAGCTGAATTTGATAATTCAGGGTTTTCAATAGGGCTATCAAGTGATGGCAGTATTATTGCTATTGGCGCTGTTGGTAACTCAGGAAATGGAAGTTCTTCAGGTCATGTTAGACTTTTTAAGAATGTTAACGGGAATTGGGAACAGATTGGACAAGATATTGATGGAGAATCAGCTGGAGATGGTTCAGGATATTCATTAAGTATTTCTAATGATGGTGGTATTGTAGTTATTGGAGCTATTAGTAGTGCAGAGAATGGATCGGATTCTGGTCAAGTTCGAGTTTATCAGAATATCAATGAAAATTGGGAACGTATTGGACAAGATCTTAATGGAACGGTGGATGATCAACTAGGGAAATCTGTTAGTATATCTGGTGATGGCAGTATAATCGCTGTTGGTGCTGGCGCTGCTAATACAACAAACGGACTCTATTCAGGATATGTAAAAGTTTATGATTTAAGTGCTGTTTTATCTTCAAATAGTTTTAGCCTTTCTGAATTTAGTATCTATCCAAACCCAACAAAAGATTTTTTATCTATAAATAGTAACCAAAACCCAGTAAATATTGCTATCTATAATGTGTTAGGGAAAGAAATATTGTCTGCAAGTACATCTAATAAAATAGATGTAAAATCATTACCAAATGGAGTTTATGTAATTCGTATTAAAGATGGTTTACAGGAAGTAAGAAAGAAGTTTATTAAAAACTAA
- a CDS encoding lactoylglutathione lyase family protein yields the protein MTEIKYPKSFSHIGITVPDIHKAVAFYQDIMGWYVIMPPSAVKKENDTAIGQMCIDVFGENWEEFEIAHMSTSEGIGIELFSFPHGKKEAPEFNPFNTGLFHFCVQDPDIENLTKRIVAAGGKQRMPIREYYPNEKPYKMVYVEDPFGIVFEIYTHSYELTYSSGAYQK from the coding sequence ATGACAGAAATAAAATACCCTAAATCATTTTCACACATAGGAATCACTGTTCCCGATATACACAAAGCTGTAGCGTTTTATCAGGATATAATGGGATGGTATGTGATAATGCCACCCTCTGCGGTAAAAAAAGAAAATGATACAGCCATTGGACAAATGTGTATTGATGTTTTTGGAGAGAATTGGGAAGAATTCGAAATCGCGCATATGTCAACGTCTGAGGGAATTGGCATTGAGCTTTTTTCGTTCCCACATGGCAAAAAAGAAGCCCCAGAATTCAACCCTTTCAACACAGGGCTTTTCCACTTCTGTGTGCAAGACCCAGACATCGAAAATTTGACTAAAAGAATAGTAGCAGCAGGTGGCAAACAGAGAATGCCCATACGGGAATATTATCCTAATGAAAAGCCCTATAAAATGGTTTATGTGGAAGATCCATTTGGTATCGTATTTGAAATTTATACACATAGCTACGAATTGACATATTCATCAGGTGCCTACCAGAAATAA
- the trxA gene encoding thioredoxin yields the protein MALEITDANFEEVVLKSDKPVLVDFWAAWCGPCRMVGPIVDEIHTEYDGKAVVGKVDVDANQEFAAKYGVRNIPTVLIFKNGEVVDKQVGVAPKNVYTGKIDAAI from the coding sequence ATGGCTTTAGAAATTACAGATGCAAACTTTGAAGAAGTAGTATTAAAATCAGATAAACCCGTATTAGTAGATTTTTGGGCAGCTTGGTGTGGACCTTGTAGAATGGTAGGGCCAATTGTAGATGAAATTCATACAGAATATGATGGTAAAGCGGTTGTTGGTAAGGTAGATGTTGATGCGAATCAGGAATTTGCAGCCAAATACGGAGTACGTAATATACCAACTGTCTTAATCTTTAAAAACGGAGAAGTTGTTGACAAGCAGGTAGGTGTTGCGCCTAAAAATGTATATACAGGAAAAATTGATGCTGCTATATAA
- the metF gene encoding methylenetetrahydrofolate reductase [NAD(P)H]: MKITEHIKKANGKTLFSFEIIPPKKGKSIQELYDNIEPLMEFKPPFIDVTTSREEYVYVEKGGLLDRKVTRMRPGTVGICAAIKHKYDVDTVPHVLCGGFTKEETEYLLVDCHYLGIQNVMALRGDAMSHQKYFEASKGGHKYAKELVTQIQNLNSGNYLHEVIEVSNKADFCIGVAGYPEKHLESPSLQTDLKRLKEKVDAGADYVVTQMFFDNKKYFEFVAAAKNAGIDIPIIPGIKPIAVQRHLQLLPQVFRIDLPEALIAAVESCKTSKDVRNVGIEWAIQQSRELLAAGVPVLHYYSMGKSDNIQTIASALF, from the coding sequence ATGAAAATTACAGAACACATTAAAAAAGCGAACGGAAAAACATTATTTTCATTTGAAATTATTCCGCCAAAAAAAGGAAAAAGTATTCAGGAATTATACGATAATATAGAGCCCTTAATGGAATTTAAACCGCCTTTTATAGATGTTACAACATCAAGAGAAGAATATGTTTATGTAGAAAAAGGAGGCTTGTTAGACCGGAAAGTAACAAGAATGAGGCCCGGAACTGTGGGGATTTGCGCAGCAATAAAGCATAAATACGATGTAGATACGGTGCCGCATGTATTGTGTGGAGGTTTTACCAAGGAAGAAACAGAATACTTACTGGTAGATTGTCATTATTTAGGAATCCAAAATGTGATGGCTTTAAGAGGAGATGCGATGAGTCATCAAAAGTATTTTGAAGCTTCAAAAGGCGGTCATAAATATGCTAAAGAATTGGTTACACAAATTCAGAATTTAAATTCGGGCAACTATTTACACGAAGTTATTGAAGTTTCTAACAAAGCCGATTTTTGCATTGGAGTGGCGGGTTATCCTGAAAAACATTTAGAGTCACCCTCTTTACAAACAGATCTAAAGCGTCTAAAAGAAAAAGTAGATGCCGGTGCAGATTATGTGGTTACACAAATGTTTTTTGATAATAAGAAGTATTTTGAGTTTGTAGCGGCTGCAAAAAATGCAGGCATAGATATACCTATTATTCCAGGAATTAAGCCTATTGCAGTGCAACGTCATTTGCAATTATTACCGCAGGTTTTTAGAATTGATTTGCCAGAAGCGTTAATTGCTGCCGTAGAAAGTTGCAAAACAAGTAAAGATGTACGTAATGTTGGAATTGAATGGGCAATTCAACAATCTAGAGAGTTATTAGCCGCAGGAGTGCCTGTTTTACATTACTACTCAATGGGTAAAAGCGATAATATTCAAACGATAGCCTCAGCCTTATTTTAA
- a CDS encoding transposase yields the protein MPIILFEKVRQAEFKSFNTIARTMSIHYQNILNYFDNKSTNASAESFNAKIKAFRMQFRGVRNIEFFLFRLTNIFA from the coding sequence TTGCCAATAATATTATTTGAAAAAGTAAGACAAGCAGAATTTAAAAGTTTTAACACTATTGCTAGAACAATGTCAATACACTATCAAAATATTCTCAATTATTTTGATAATAAAAGTACAAATGCTTCAGCAGAATCTTTTAATGCGAAAATCAAAGCATTTAGAATGCAGTTTAGAGGGGTTAGAAATATAGAATTCTTCCTGTTTAGACTAACTAATATTTTTGCCTAA
- a CDS encoding DUF58 domain-containing protein, which yields MRNLSEVNSSEIKNLDLLAKQVVEGFITGIHKSPFHGFSVEFSEHKLYNNGESTRHIDWKLFAKTEKLYTKKYEEETNLRCHIIIDNSASMHYPSVKNQNLDSLNKVGFSAVAAASLMEILKRQRDAVGLSIYSDSYEYYAPEKGSERHRKMLLHQLEQLLSSNSKATTETYQYLHEIAEKMHRRSLIFLFTDMFQTSKDDEALFEALRHLKYNKHEVVLFHTYDGKTELNFNFDNSPKKFVDVETGEEINIYIENVQEKYRNSVENYFKELKNKCLQYKIDYVPVDIHLGFNQVLTNYLIKRKIFL from the coding sequence ATGAGAAACCTTTCAGAAGTAAATTCATCAGAAATAAAAAATTTAGACCTACTTGCAAAACAAGTGGTAGAAGGGTTTATAACAGGTATCCATAAAAGTCCATTCCATGGTTTTTCGGTTGAGTTTTCTGAGCACAAGCTATATAATAACGGAGAAAGTACACGTCATATAGATTGGAAATTATTTGCAAAAACAGAAAAATTATATACTAAAAAATATGAAGAAGAAACCAATTTACGGTGTCATATTATTATAGATAATTCTGCTTCAATGCATTATCCTAGTGTAAAAAATCAAAATTTAGACAGTTTAAATAAAGTTGGTTTCTCTGCAGTTGCAGCCGCATCTTTGATGGAAATCTTAAAAAGGCAGCGAGATGCAGTTGGGTTAAGTATATATTCAGATTCGTATGAATATTATGCGCCAGAAAAAGGAAGTGAGCGCCACAGAAAAATGTTACTGCATCAATTGGAGCAATTGTTGTCTTCTAATTCAAAAGCAACCACAGAAACCTATCAATATTTGCATGAGATTGCAGAAAAGATGCACAGGCGTTCTTTAATTTTTCTTTTTACAGACATGTTTCAAACTTCAAAAGATGATGAGGCATTGTTTGAAGCTTTAAGGCACTTGAAATATAATAAGCATGAAGTTGTTTTGTTTCATACGTATGACGGAAAAACGGAATTAAACTTCAATTTTGATAATTCTCCCAAAAAATTTGTGGATGTTGAGACAGGAGAAGAAATAAATATTTACATCGAAAATGTGCAAGAAAAGTATAGAAATTCTGTAGAAAATTACTTTAAAGAATTGAAAAATAAATGCTTACAATACAAAATAGATTACGTTCCTGTAGATATACATTTAGGCTTTAATCAGGTGCTCACAAATTATTTAATAAAAAGAAAAATTTTCTTATAA